Part of the Kitasatospora sp. NBC_00374 genome is shown below.
GGCCCCGCTGAGGCGGGTGGGCTCGGTGAACGTGCGCAGCGGCTGGGGGAGCAGGCGGGCGGCCAGCCAGGCCGCGATGTCGGTGTCGACGATGCCGAACGCCGCTGGGGGCGGGGCCGGGATCCGCCAACCGTCCCCGAGCGTCTCGGCCGCCGTACGGGCGGCGTCGACGAAGGTGTCGGGTGCCAGGCTGAACATGCTGGCGCCGTCCGGTCCCGCCCATCCGTCCACGAGGACGACGTGGTCGACGGCTCCGGGCCGTGCGTCGGCGGCCTCCCGTACGACCAGGCCCGCGTAGCTGTGCCCGACCAGCACGAGTCCGTCCTCCGCCTGGAGGGTGTCGAGGGTGGCGATGACCGCCTCGGCGTGGTCGTGGAGGCCGTGGTCCCCGGGTGCGCCGAGGTCGGGGGTGAGCGTGCGTGCGCCGGCGGCGTGCAGCAGCGGGACGATCCTGTCCCAGGCCCAGGCCCAGGGGCCGTGCCAGGCGCCGTGGACGAGGACGAAGGTGGTCATCGGTGATCCTCCGCGCGCGGTCCGGTCACAGGGCTGTCGCCGGCCCGGAACGGGGCCGGCTGCTCCTCCCGTCGTGCCTGGGCGAGGGGCCGCCCAGGGTCGTGCTCATCCGGAACGGTCTGCTCCCGCGTCGGCAGCGGGTAGCCGGTCTCCAGCCTCGCCATCGGCCCTCCCAGTCGGTGTGAGGACCCCGATCGTACGCCATTGACTTCTTGTTTTTGAAGTGTCAGATTCACACTCCGGTAGCCAGTTGGCGACCACTCAGGTAGCAATGACGGGAAGGGAGTTCGGGATGACCAAGGCGCTGTACACGGCACAGGCGCACGTCGCCGGAGGCCGGAGCGGCCACGGGCGCACGGACGACGGACGGCTGGATCTGGACCTGCGGCAGCCCAGGGAGCTGGGCGGGGACGGTGAGGGCGCGAACCCGGAGCAGCTGTTCGCCATCGGTTACGCCGCCTGTTTCGGTGCGACGCTCGCCCTCGTCGGGCAGCGCGGCAAGCTCACCGCGGACGACGCGGAGATCGACTCGTCCGTGTCGCTGATCCCGGTCGACGGCGGGCGCTTCCAACTCGGCGTCGAGCTGCGGATCTCACTGCCCTCGGTCACCGACGAGCAGGCGGTCGAACTGGTCGGGACGGCCCACCAGGTCTGTCCGTACTCCAACGCCACGCGTGACAACATCGAGGTGGCGCTGGTGGTCAACGGCAGCCGGCTGTGACACCGGCCCGCTCCCCTCGACGGGGGAGCGGGCGTCGCCACCGACGTCACGTCGGCCGGGCCCGCCGGTGCTGCCGCCGCCGCACCCGACGAGAGCCCGCGGCCGCCGCGTCCGTCCCGGAGGATCGACCCCCGGTATGTGCACTGCTCGTGACCGTCACGCGTCCGGCTCCCCGGCGCCGACCGGACGCGCCGCACCGTCAGCAGCCGTGACTGGCAATGGAGTTGATTGCGAGGATCCCGTCGGCGCGCGCCCCCGAGCAGGTGCAGCAGCGCGCGCTCCGCAGCCGGGCCGGCCCGGCCAGGGCCCCGCACGGGACCGAAGCGGGACCGGTACCTCAGCCGGTCGGGACAGCGGGCGGGCCACAGTGAGGCAAGGCCCGGTCGCCCGGTCGGGCCGCGGCCGGTGTGATCGCGGTGTGAAGGAGGTGAACTCTCAGATGCAGAATGTGCTCTCCCTGATCGACCTCGCGCTCGACGAGGACGACGCCGAGCGGGGCCTGTTCGGCCCCGTCGGTATCTCGTGCTCGATCTCCAGCGGCGTCAGCAACGCCTGCTGACCGCCGTGGCCCGGGCCGGTCCGCTGCGGCCGGCCCGGGCTCCCCGCGGGGCCGTGGCTGCCTCCGGACCGAAGAGGAGGTGAACTCCCGGATGCTGAATGTGCTCTCCCTGATCGACCTCACGCTCGACGAGGACGACACCGAGCGGGGTCTGTTCGGGCCCGCCGCCTATGTGTGCTCCCTCTCCAGCGGGGTCAGCAACGCCTGCTGACCGCCTCGCGGTCCCGAGCCGGCCCGGTGCGGCCGGCCGGGGTCCGCTCCCGATTCCTGTTCCGCCGTCAGCGAGGAACGCGTCATGCGCAGAATTGACGAGTACCAGGCCTACTCCGTCGCCGATCCCCTGTTCTTCGAGACCCTGGGACGGGCCTCGTTCGACGCGGACCTCCAGCACGAGCTCTCCGAACTCGTCGGTGCCGAGGGGGAGGTCACCGCCTCCGGGGTGTGGGCCGGGTGCCGGCCGGTGGCCGCGCCCGCGCTGCCCGCACACGGCTGGAAGATCCACGTCTCGGCGGTCCCCGAGGACGCGCCGGCGGCACTGCGGGCCGTGGCGGCCGAGTTCCGCCGAACTCCGTTCCATTTCAAGTGCCTTCGCTCCACCCGGCTGGTCCGTCTGGGGGCGGCGCGGTGGTGGCCGCCCGGGCAGATCGGCAAGGTCGTCGTCATCTACACGCACTCCGCCCGGCAGTGCCGTGAGCTTCTGGCCCGCCTGACCGGCCCGCTCGCACATGTCCGGGGACCGTACGTGCTGACCGACCGACGCTACGGCGACTCCGGCTGCCTGTACTACCGGTACGGCGAGTTCACCCCGTCCGGGGCGGTGGCTGCCGACGGGACGCCGCTGCCCGTTCTGCACGGGCCGGACGGCCGGCAGTGGACCGACGAACGGGTGCCCGTGTACCGGCGGCCGCCATGGGTCCCGGAGCTGTTCGACGAGGAGCAGCCGGCCGCCGCCGGCTCGCACGTGCTGCACGGGTACCAGGTCGTTCGGGCGCTGCACTATGGCGGGGCGGGCGGGGTCTACCTCGCGCGGCGGGTCTCGGACGGCCGTCAGGTCGTGCTGAAGGAGGCCCGCCCGCACACCGCGCACGCCGAGGACGGCTCCGACGCCCAGGTGCGGCTGCGGCGCGAGTTCGACGCCCTGAAGCGGCTGCGCGGCACCGGGGCGGCACCGGAGCCGCTGGAGCTGTTCGAGGAGTGGGAGCACCTCTTCCTCGCCGAGGAGTTCGTCGACGGGCAGCCGCTCATCAGCTTCATCGGCCTGCGCAACCCGGTCGCCGCCAACGCCCTGAGCGCGCGGACGGCGGCCGAGTACACCGAGGTCGTCGACACGGTGGTGGACGGCTTGCGTGCCGCCCTCGCCGCCTGTCACGCGCGCGACCTCGTCCACGGCGACGTGTCGCTGACCAACGTCCTGGTCGATCCGCGGACGCTGCGGGTGCGGCTGATCGACTTCGAGTCGGTGCGGCCGCTGAACGCCCGTCAGGACCAGTACCCGCGGACACCCGGCTTCGCGCCCGCCGAGCCGGGCGGGACGTTCGACGGCCGGGCGTTCGACGAGTACGCCCTGGCGGCGGTCGAACTGGCGATGCTCCTGCCCCGCAACACCCTGCTCGCGCTCGACCCCCCGGCGCTGGCCCGCTCCACGCGGCACGTCGCCGGACTGCTGCGACGGCCGGTGGACGGGCTGTTCCGCACGCTCGGACTGCCCCTCGACGAGTCCCCCGAGGACCGTCTCGACCTGCCGGCCGCCGTGGCCCGCGCCGTGGCGTTCATCGAGGCGGTCATGACGCCGGAACGCGACGACCGGCCCTTCCCGGCCGACCCCGCCGTCTTCCGCACCAACCCGTGGTCGGTGGCCCACGGCGCGGCCGGCGTCCTGCGGGCCGTGCACGGCGTCACCGGACACTTCCCGGAGCCGATCCGGGACTGGATGAACCGGGCCGAACCGGCACTCGACCGCCTCCCGCCCGGCCTCTGCTTCGGGCTGGCCGGCGTTGGCTGGACGCTGTGCGACGCGGGCGAGAGCGACTGGGGCGCCGCCGTCCTGAACCGCGCGCTGCGCACGACCACCGCGCTGCCCGCCGACCTCGCCACCGGCGCGGCCGGGCTCGGCCTGGCCTGCCTGGCCGTCTGGCGGCGAACCCGGGAAGGACGCTACCTCCATGAGGCCGCCCGGATCGGCGACGAGCTGATCGCCGACGCCCGGGACACCGGCCAGGGCCTCTTCTGGCCGGACGCCACGGGCCGGGCGCCGCAGGTCGGCTACGCCCACGGTTCCTCGGGCATCGCCGCGTTCCTGCTGTACCTGTCCCGCGCCACCGGCGACGAGGCGTACCTGCGCATCGGCCGGCGGGCCCTGGAGCACGACCTCGCACAGGGCGTCGTCCAGGACGACGGGATGTTCTCCGTGCCCGGCCGGGTCGGCAGCGAGGTGTACTCCCCGTACTGGCTGCGCGGCTCCGCGGGCGTCGGCACCGCCCTGGCCCGCTACTGCCGGCTGCTGCCGGACGACGCGCCGCTGCACCGGGCACTCGACGGGATCCTGCGCCGCGGAGTCGGCGGAGTCACCATCACCACCGGCCTGTACCGCGGCATGGCCGGCCCGACCAACCTCGCGCTCGACTGCGCCCAGTTGCTCGACCGGCCCGAGCTCCGGGAGCCGGCCCTGCGCGGCGCCCGGGCGATCCTCTCCCTGGCCGGCCACCGGCCGGAGGGCCTGGCCTTCCCGGGCGAGAGCCTGCTGCGCTACAGCACCGACTTCGCGACCGGAAGCGCGGGCATCGCGCTCGTCCTCGACCGGCTGCACCGGGGCTCGGCGGACTTCAACTACACCCTGGACGAGCTGCTGCCCGCCACGACCGGGCCGGCCCCCGGCGGTGTGCCGGCGCCCGCGAGCGCGCCGAGGTCCGGGAGCGTGCCGACCCCCGCGGGCGGCCGCGATGCGTGACGACGCGCTGTCCGTCATCGTCTGCGGGGCGAGCGCCGCGCTCGACCTGCCCGGTTACCTGGTCCGGCTGCGCCAGCGCGTCCAGGCACCGCTGCGACTGCTGCTCACCCACAGCGCGGAGCGGTTCCTGCGCACCGAGGCGCTCTCCTGGCACGCCGAGGAGACCTACGGCCCGGGCGACCGGCTCAACCCCACCGAGCTCGCGCTGCGCTCACGCGGCCTCGCCGTCCTGCCCGCCACGGCGAACATGCTGGCCTGCGCCGCCCTCGGGCTGGCCGGTTCGCCCGCGCAGACCGCCCTGCTGGCCCACCCGCGGCCGGTGCTGTACTTCCCGAGCATGAACGCCGTGATGTGGGACAAGCCCGCCACCCGGCGTCACGTCGCCGCGCTGCGCGCCGAGGGGCACGTCGTCGTCGATCCGCAGCCCGGTGAGGTGTACGAGCTGTGGAGCGCGCGGGTGGTCGACGGCCGCGGGCTGCTGCCGCCGGACCGGGCGGCGCTGGCGGTCGAGTCCTGGTGGCGGACACTCGACGAGCCGGGGGAGCGGACCGGGGGGCGGCCCGATGGCGGTTGACCTCATCAAACGGCACCGGGCGGCCGCGGCCGGCGCCCCTGTCCGGCGCCGCCCGCACCGCGCCGGGCCACTGCGGCACCGGGACTTCCGGCGGCTGTGGCTCGGCGCGGGCCTGTCCAGCCTGGGCTCGCAACTCACCGCGCTGGCGATGCCGTTGTGGATCCTCGACCGAACCGGTTCACCGTCCGTCGCCGGCCTGGTCGCCACCGTGCGGCTCCTCGCGGTGTTCGCGAGCCAGCTGCCGGCGGGCGCCCTCGCGGACCGCCGGCACCGCCGGACCATCCTGATCGCCGCCGACGCGGGCCGGGCGGTCGCCGTCGGGGTACTGGGCCTGATGGTGCTCGACGGCGGCCGCGGCCCGGTCCTGCTCGCCTGCGCACTCGCCACGGCGGAGGGGTTGCTGACCGCGGTCGCGATACCGGCGGGCTCGGCCGCCCTTCCCCGGCTGGTGCCGCGCCGGGAGCTGGACTCGGCCGTCGCCGTCGGCCAGGGCCAGGCGTACGTCGTGCAGTTCCTCGGACCGCTGCTCGGCGCGGCCCTGTACCGGTTCCAGCCGGCCGCGCCGTTCCTGCTCGACGCGCTGTCCTACCTGGTGTCGCTGGGGCTGCTGCTGACGGTCCGCCGCTCGCTGGGCGGTGGTGTCGGCGGGGCGGCCGGGACACGGCTGCGGACGGCCGTCGCCGACGGCCTGCGGTACGTGCTCGGCTCCCGTTACCTGCGGGCCCTGATGGCCTGGTCGGCCCTGGTGAACTTCGCCACCGCCGGCATCGCCTTCGTGCTCGTCCTCGTCGCCGGCCGCGACCGCCCGCAGTCGCTGGGGCTGGCGTTGGCCGTGACCGCCCTGGCCGGCCTGGCCGGCGCGCTGCTGGCCCCCCGCTTCCCCCGGATCTCGGACGCCCGGCTGCTGCGGGTGGTCACCGCGATGATCGTCGCCGTCGCGGGCGCCGCCGCCCTGCGGCCGTCACCCGTCGTGATGACCCTCTGCACGGCGGCGATCGCGCTGGTCAGCCCGGCCGTCGTGATCCGGACCAACGCCCGGGTCCTGGGGATGGTCCCGGACGCGCTCATGGGCCGGGTGCAGAGCTCCCTGCTGGTCGTCGGAGGCCTGCTCTACCCGTTCGCCACCGTGGCCACCGGCTGGCTCGACGAACGCTTCTCGGCCCGCGGCGCGATGGCCGTCCTCACGGTCGTCCTCGCCGCTGTCCTCGCACTGACCTTCCTGCCCGGCCTGCGCCACCCTCCGCCGGCCGCCGAAGCCGGACCCGACGGTCTTGCGCCACGGGCCCCGGCCCCGTGAGCTGCCAACTGAACGTCAGAAGGGCTTCGGAGAGCGTTCATTGACGTCCAGGCGGCCCGCCGAGTGGTCTCGGCCGGCCGCGGCGGCGCGGCAGTCCAGCGGTGCGCAGGACGGGCGACATGATGTCGTTCCAGCTCAACGCCCACACCACGGGAGAGTTCCATGGACCAGGCCGTCACCGACAGAGGCACCTCGACGCAGGCACAGACCTCGACGCCCTACGTCTTCAGCGACTGGCAGCCATGGTACGTAGGGGTCGATCGCGCGGTGGGCACGGCCGATCTCGCGTTCGATGCCGTTCCGTCGGTGCTCACCGCGCCGGTCGCGCGAAAGCAGTACGTCAACGTGCTGCGCGTCGACCTGACGAACCAGAACGTCTCCTTCTGCACCACACCGAAGGGTGGGTCGTACCAGACGTGCGGAGACACGATCACCGGATTTCTGAGCAAGGAGACGGACGTGATGGTCGCGATCAACGCGAACTTCTCCTGGTACGACGACGATGTCGCCAACGGCAACTTCTCGCTGATGGGGCTCGCCATCTCGAAGGGAAGTGTCGTGTGCGATCCCACCCAGCCGGCGCCGCCGTTGATGCAGGGCGCCGACGTGCGAGACCAGAACGACGTCGGCGCGATGGCGATGATGATCTCGGAAGGCAACGCGGTGACCTTCCAGCTCGTCACGCAGGACAATCCGGCGGATCTGTCGAATGCCTACACGGCGATCGCGGGCAGCCCGCAGCCCGCTTCGGTCCAGAGTTCGGGCAATAGCTGGCCCCCTCAGGAGCAGGTGGAGGGACAGCCGATCCTTCTGGTCGACAACGGAGTCAACCAGGCGAGACCCGAGCAGTGTCCCGTCGAGGAGATCGCCGGGCGAACCGCGGTCGGCCTGAGCGCCGACAATCAGTACCTGTACCTGGTCACGCTCGACGGGTGCGAGAACGCCGCATGGCATTACGGAGGGGGCTACTACGACATCGCGCAGTGGCTGATCATCGCCGGCGCCTCCACGGGGCTCAATCTCGACGGCGGTGGCTCCACCGCGATGGCGTGCAGCGTCGTCGACGGCGGTCCGGTCCTGATGAACATCCCATTCGGCAAGGAGACGCAGGGGACCGCGGGCACCCAGCGCGCCGTCGGGAGCTTCTTCGGCGTGGTCACGCAGCGGCTGTCGTAGTCGGGTCGAGCGATCGAGCTCGGAGGCCGGGCGATCAGGACCGGGGACCCGGGGAGGGCCCGGGGTTCCTGGGTGAAAGCCGGTCAGAATCGGCAAGTACGTTGAGTGATCGGCCCGTTACTGCTTACGGTGGTGGGTGTCGCTCACGCGGGAGCAGGGACATCCCCTGGTGCCGGGAGCCGGTGGAGCGGCGGCCATGGCAGCGGAGAGGAGAGGTGCCGGGATGGACACGACCGCGAACGGCGGAGGGCACGGTGGAGGAGACGGCAGCGGTGGCGACGGGCACCCCGGGACGCCCTGGACCCCGCCGCCCACCCCGCCGTCCCCCGACGGCTCTCCGCCCCCCGGCGACGGAGGCCACCGCAAGTGACGCTCGCACCTGAGCGGGAGGAGGGCCGCCCCGCGCCGGGGCGGTCCTTCCCCGTCGCCGACGACTGGGCGCCGGCCTTCGCCGCCGTCCCGCGGTCGCTGTTCCTCCCGGACCTGGTGTGGGCGCACGACATGACCACCGGCGCCAGCCGCCCCGTCGACCGCGCCCAGGACGGGCCCGGCTGGCTCGCCGCGGCCGCCGCGGACATCCCGGTCGTCACCCAGTGGGACGACGGCCGGCATCAGGGCGTCCTCCCCGGCACGGTGCCGACCAGCTCCGCCTCGCAGCCCTCCCTGGTCGCCTCGATGCTGGACGACCTCCGGGTCGAGGCCGGGATGCGGATCATGGAGCAGGGCACCGGCACCGGCTGGAACGCGGCGCTGCTCACCCACCGCCTCGGCGACGCCAACGTGGTCACCGTCGAGATCGACACCACGGTCTGCCGCCTGGCCCGCGCCGCACTGGAACGCGCCGGATTCCGGCCCGAGGTGGTCTTGGGCGACGGCGCGCTCGGCTGCGAACCCGGCGCCCCCTACGACCGGATCATCGCCACCTTCGGCCTGCGCGACATCCCGTACAGCTGGATCCGGCAGACCCGGCCCGGCGGGCTGATCCTCGCCCCGTTCGGCACGCACTACTCCAATGCCGACGCACTCGTCCGCCTCACCGTTCACGGCGACGGCACCGCGAGCGGTCCGTTCCTGCGGCCCGTCGAGTTCATGAAGATGCGCTCCCAACGCCTCCGGTGGCCCCGGAGCCCGGCCGACGGCGGCAGCGTCGTCGAGCAGACCACCACCACCGACCTCCCGCCGCTCGGCAGGTTCGACACCTTCCCGTCGGCCGCGGGCCTGTGCCTGCGGGATGTGACGCACGCCGTCCAGCCGCACGAGGACGGTAGCCGCACCCTGTGGCTGTACTCCCTCACGGTCCCGGCGTGGGCCGCGGCGACCTTCCGCGCGGGGGAGAGCGAACACCTGGTCCGCCAGTACGGCGGCCGCCGGCTGTGGGAGGAGTTCGAGCGGACTCTCGCCTGGTGGCGCGACGCGGGCATGCCCGGCACCGACCGCTTCGGGCTCACCGTCACCCCGGACGGCTGGTACGCCTGGCTGGACGATCCCGCCCAGGCGATCTGACCACCCCGGACCACCCTGCCGACCACCCAGTGCTCGACGTAGTCGGCGAAACTCTGCAGGTCGGCGGCGGAAGCGGCGTAGGTGACCAGCGCGAACGCCGCCGAGGACGGCCCGGCCGAGAGCCCGCCCGTGGCGCGCGCCGGTGATCTGCGTGAAGGCGTCCATCGCCCGTCGGACGGCATGGACGAGGCCGGCACCCGTCGTGTCGGGGTGCCGGCCCAGGGCCGCCCGTCAGAGGAGGCCGAGCTTCTCCTGGACAGCCATGGCGAAGGCCGCGACAGCCAGGAAGGAACCCGCTGCGCAGGTGAGCGCCTCAAGGCCGGTCGCCTGAAGATGGCGCCCCAGCGTGAAGGCGGTGAGAGCGGCGACGAGGCCGCTCAGGATCGCGATGACGAGCGCCATGACCTTGACGGTGCGGCTCGGGCCCGGAGGCGTGGACGCGGGCGGGGTGGTGGTGGTCATGAGCAGTGATCCGTCCTTCTCGTCGCTGACTCGTCCTCGGAACGGGGGCCGGTCGGTGGACGGGCGGGGGCGGACTCAAGGGACCCGCCCGGTGGTTCGTCGCCGCTCTCCTCGTACCGGCGCAGCGGCACGGACCCGTGCGTTCCGGGTCATCCGCTCACCTCGTGCGGCCGGTGCGCCGCCGCGTCAACGCTACGGAATCCGACCATGGCTGAGGAATCGTCAAGAAGGCGATGGCCGAAGGGCCATGGCCGGCGTGGGGATGGACGGAGAGTGGATGTCGCAGGCCGGTCCGGCCTGCCACGGTGGAGTCATGAATCCGCAAGCCGCTCCGCGAGAGAGCGCACAAGATCGGACCCATCGCATGCTCGTTCGAGCCCTGGCCGCACTGAGGGGCGCCCAGTTCCTGCTCTGGCTCACCGTGCTCCCGCTGCGGGCCCTTCCGGACCGCCACACCGGCATCATCGTGGGCGGCTACATCGCGGCCGCGCTCTTCGCGGCGGCGATGTTCACCGTGGGCATGCGCCGCCGCACGCTGTCGCCGCGCTGGATCGCGGCCGACGTGGCACTGGCCGTCGTGTACGCCGTGGTGGTCAGCCGCAGTTACCCGCCCGCCGACGCGGCCTCGATCACCAACTGGGTGATCCCGCCACTGTGCGGGGTGACCGTCACCGCGGCCATCTACGGTGCTCGGTTCCGCACCGCCGCGGTGGGCGTCGT
Proteins encoded:
- a CDS encoding alpha/beta fold hydrolase; translated protein: MTTFVLVHGAWHGPWAWAWDRIVPLLHAAGARTLTPDLGAPGDHGLHDHAEAVIATLDTLQAEDGLVLVGHSYAGLVVREAADARPGAVDHVVLVDGWAGPDGASMFSLAPDTFVDAARTAAETLGDGWRIPAPPPAAFGIVDTDIAAWLAARLLPQPLRTFTEPTRLSGAVDRIPGTAVYCTPQTYPFDRFGEAVGYRTHELGGPHDVMLTDPEPLSRILLDASSIRNRKREV
- a CDS encoding organic hydroperoxide resistance protein: MTKALYTAQAHVAGGRSGHGRTDDGRLDLDLRQPRELGGDGEGANPEQLFAIGYAACFGATLALVGQRGKLTADDAEIDSSVSLIPVDGGRFQLGVELRISLPSVTDEQAVELVGTAHQVCPYSNATRDNIEVALVVNGSRL
- the lanKC gene encoding class III lanthionine synthetase LanKC: MRRIDEYQAYSVADPLFFETLGRASFDADLQHELSELVGAEGEVTASGVWAGCRPVAAPALPAHGWKIHVSAVPEDAPAALRAVAAEFRRTPFHFKCLRSTRLVRLGAARWWPPGQIGKVVVIYTHSARQCRELLARLTGPLAHVRGPYVLTDRRYGDSGCLYYRYGEFTPSGAVAADGTPLPVLHGPDGRQWTDERVPVYRRPPWVPELFDEEQPAAAGSHVLHGYQVVRALHYGGAGGVYLARRVSDGRQVVLKEARPHTAHAEDGSDAQVRLRREFDALKRLRGTGAAPEPLELFEEWEHLFLAEEFVDGQPLISFIGLRNPVAANALSARTAAEYTEVVDTVVDGLRAALAACHARDLVHGDVSLTNVLVDPRTLRVRLIDFESVRPLNARQDQYPRTPGFAPAEPGGTFDGRAFDEYALAAVELAMLLPRNTLLALDPPALARSTRHVAGLLRRPVDGLFRTLGLPLDESPEDRLDLPAAVARAVAFIEAVMTPERDDRPFPADPAVFRTNPWSVAHGAAGVLRAVHGVTGHFPEPIRDWMNRAEPALDRLPPGLCFGLAGVGWTLCDAGESDWGAAVLNRALRTTTALPADLATGAAGLGLACLAVWRRTREGRYLHEAARIGDELIADARDTGQGLFWPDATGRAPQVGYAHGSSGIAAFLLYLSRATGDEAYLRIGRRALEHDLAQGVVQDDGMFSVPGRVGSEVYSPYWLRGSAGVGTALARYCRLLPDDAPLHRALDGILRRGVGGVTITTGLYRGMAGPTNLALDCAQLLDRPELREPALRGARAILSLAGHRPEGLAFPGESLLRYSTDFATGSAGIALVLDRLHRGSADFNYTLDELLPATTGPAPGGVPAPASAPRSGSVPTPAGGRDA
- a CDS encoding flavoprotein, with protein sequence MRDDALSVIVCGASAALDLPGYLVRLRQRVQAPLRLLLTHSAERFLRTEALSWHAEETYGPGDRLNPTELALRSRGLAVLPATANMLACAALGLAGSPAQTALLAHPRPVLYFPSMNAVMWDKPATRRHVAALRAEGHVVVDPQPGEVYELWSARVVDGRGLLPPDRAALAVESWWRTLDEPGERTGGRPDGG
- a CDS encoding MFS transporter, whose product is MAVDLIKRHRAAAAGAPVRRRPHRAGPLRHRDFRRLWLGAGLSSLGSQLTALAMPLWILDRTGSPSVAGLVATVRLLAVFASQLPAGALADRRHRRTILIAADAGRAVAVGVLGLMVLDGGRGPVLLACALATAEGLLTAVAIPAGSAALPRLVPRRELDSAVAVGQGQAYVVQFLGPLLGAALYRFQPAAPFLLDALSYLVSLGLLLTVRRSLGGGVGGAAGTRLRTAVADGLRYVLGSRYLRALMAWSALVNFATAGIAFVLVLVAGRDRPQSLGLALAVTALAGLAGALLAPRFPRISDARLLRVVTAMIVAVAGAAALRPSPVVMTLCTAAIALVSPAVVIRTNARVLGMVPDALMGRVQSSLLVVGGLLYPFATVATGWLDERFSARGAMAVLTVVLAAVLALTFLPGLRHPPPAAEAGPDGLAPRAPAP
- a CDS encoding phosphodiester glycosidase family protein, with protein sequence MDQAVTDRGTSTQAQTSTPYVFSDWQPWYVGVDRAVGTADLAFDAVPSVLTAPVARKQYVNVLRVDLTNQNVSFCTTPKGGSYQTCGDTITGFLSKETDVMVAINANFSWYDDDVANGNFSLMGLAISKGSVVCDPTQPAPPLMQGADVRDQNDVGAMAMMISEGNAVTFQLVTQDNPADLSNAYTAIAGSPQPASVQSSGNSWPPQEQVEGQPILLVDNGVNQARPEQCPVEEIAGRTAVGLSADNQYLYLVTLDGCENAAWHYGGGYYDIAQWLIIAGASTGLNLDGGGSTAMACSVVDGGPVLMNIPFGKETQGTAGTQRAVGSFFGVVTQRLS
- a CDS encoding methyltransferase domain-containing protein; translated protein: MTLAPEREEGRPAPGRSFPVADDWAPAFAAVPRSLFLPDLVWAHDMTTGASRPVDRAQDGPGWLAAAAADIPVVTQWDDGRHQGVLPGTVPTSSASQPSLVASMLDDLRVEAGMRIMEQGTGTGWNAALLTHRLGDANVVTVEIDTTVCRLARAALERAGFRPEVVLGDGALGCEPGAPYDRIIATFGLRDIPYSWIRQTRPGGLILAPFGTHYSNADALVRLTVHGDGTASGPFLRPVEFMKMRSQRLRWPRSPADGGSVVEQTTTTDLPPLGRFDTFPSAAGLCLRDVTHAVQPHEDGSRTLWLYSLTVPAWAAATFRAGESEHLVRQYGGRRLWEEFERTLAWWRDAGMPGTDRFGLTVTPDGWYAWLDDPAQAI